The following are encoded together in the Triticum dicoccoides isolate Atlit2015 ecotype Zavitan chromosome 6B, WEW_v2.0, whole genome shotgun sequence genome:
- the LOC119323050 gene encoding DExH-box ATP-dependent RNA helicase DExH12-like, whose product MANLGGGAEAHARFKQYEYRANSSLVLTTDSRPRDTHEPTGEPETLWGRIDKRSFGDRAVQAKPPELEDRLTKSRKKKERDAASSAAGDADADQPRKRRRRSSAAQREESVLSLADDVVYKPQTKETRAAYEAMLSVIQQQFGGQPLDVLGGAADEVLAVLKNDKIKNPDKKKEIEKLLNPISSAMFDQFVSIGKLITDFHDASDPAAAPSGDGGDATMDDDIGVAVEFEEDEDDEESDFDQVQDDLDEDDDDVAELNRPGGMQMGGELDDDDMQNSNEGLNINVQDIDAYWLQRKITQAYEDIDPQQSQKLAEEILKIIAVGDDRDVENRLVMELDYEKFDLIKLVLRNRFKIVWCTRLARAEDQEERKKIEEEMMDNPSLAPILEQLHATRASAKERQKNLEKSIRDEAKRLLNNDSAGADGPRERRAVERDTESGWLKGQRQLLDLDSLSFHQGGLLMANKKCELPEGSFRTPHKGYEEVHVPALKPRPYGTGEKIVKISDIPGWAQPAFAGMQQLNRVQSKVYDTALFKPDNILLCAPTGAGKTNVAVLTILHQIGLHMKDGEFDNSKYKIVYVAPMKALVAEVVGNLSARLKDFNVNVRELSGDQNLTKQQIDDTQIIVTTPEKWDIVTRKSGDRTYTQMVKLLIIDEIHLLHDNRGPVLESIVSRTVRQIETTKEHIRLVGLSATLPNYEDVAVFLRVRSEGLFHFDNSYRPCPLAQQYIGITVRKPLQRFQLMNEICYEKVMASAGKHQVLIFVHSRKETSKTARAIRDTALANDTLTRFLKDESASQEILGSHTDIVKSSDLKDLLPYGFAIHHAGMARVDRELVEELFADKHIQVLVSTATLAWGVNLPAHTVIIKGTQIYNPEKGAWTELSPLDVMQMLGRAGRPQYDTHGEGIILTGHSELQYYLSLMNQQLPIESQFISKLADQLNAEIVLGTIQNAREACSWLGYTYLYIRMLRNPTLYGLPADIMETDKTLDERRADLVHSAANLLDRNNLIKYDRKTGYFQVTDLGRIASYYYISHGTISTYNEYLKPTMGDIELCRLFSLSEEFKYVSVRQDEKMELAKLLDRVPIPVKESLEEPSAKINVLLQAYISRLKLEGLSLGSDMVYIRQSAGRLLRALFEIVLKRGWAQLAEKALNLCKMIDKQMWNVQTPLRQFPGIPKEILMKLEKKELAWERYYDLSSQEIGELIRFQKMGKQLHRCIHQLPKLNLSAHVQPITRTVLGFELTITPDFLWDDKVHGYVEPFWVIVEDNDGEYILHHEYFMLKKQYVDEDHTLHFTVPIYEPLPPQYFIRVVSDKWLGSQTILPVCFRHLILPEKYAPPTELLDLQPLPVTALRNARYEGLYSAFKHFNPIQTQVFTVLYNSDDSVLVAAPTGSGKTICAEFAILRNHQKAVSGETNMRVVYIAPIEALAKERYRDWSKKFGEFARVVELTGETAADLKLLDKGEIIISTPEKWDALSRRWKQRKPVQQVSLFIVDELHLIGSEKGHVLEIVVSRMRRISSHIGSNIRIVALSASLGNAKDLGEWIGATAHGLFNFPPAVRPVPLEIHIQGVDIANFEARMQAMAKPTYTAITQHAKSGKPAVVFVPTRKHARLTALDLCAYSSAEGGGTPFLLGSQDEMDTFIGGVNEETLKNTLRCGVGYLHEGLSDLDQELVTQLFLGGRIQVCVASSTMCWGRSLPAHLVVVMGTQYYDGRESAHTDYPITDLLQMMGHASRPLQDNSGKCVILCHAPRKEYYKKFLFEAFPVESHLHHFLHDHMNAEVVVGVVENKQDAVDYLTWTFMYRRLNKNPNYYNLQGVSHRHLSDHLSELIETVLNDLESSKCVAVEEDMYLKPLNLGLIAAYYYISYTTIERFSSMLTQKTKMKGLLEILASASEYAELPSRPGEEEYIERLVRHQRFSIDKPKYGDPHVKANALLQSHFARHTVVGNLAADQREILLSAHRLLLAMVDVISSSGWLTLALNAMELSQMVTQGMWDRDSVLLQLPHFTRDLARRCQENEAKPIESIFDLAEMSIDEMRDLLQLSNPELQDVVVFFKRFPNVDMTYEVREGDDIRAGDNVTLQVTLERDMTNLPNSEVGPVHAPRFPKTKEEGWWLVVGDSSTKQLLAIKRVTLQKRARVKLEFTAAAEPGSKDYMIYLMSDSYLGCDQEYEFTVDIKEAGGD is encoded by the exons atgGCGAACCTGGGAGGCGGCGCGGAGGCGCACGCGCGGTTCAAGCAGTACGAGTACCGCGCCAACTCGAGCCTGGTGCTCACCACCGACTCGCGGCCGCGGGACACGCACGAGCCCACGGGCGAGCCCGAGACGCTCTGGGGCCGGATCGACAAGAGGAGCTTCGGCGACCGCGCCGTGCAGGCCAAGCCCCCCGAGCTCGAGGACCGCCTCACTAAGTCCCGCAAGAAGAAGGAGCGcgacgccgcctcctccgccgccggcgaCGCCGACGCCGACCAGCCCCGCAAGCGCAGGCGCCGCTCCTCCGCCGCCCAGCGCGAGGAGAGCGTGCTCTCCCTCGCCGACGACGTCGTCTACAAGCCCCAGACCAAGGAGACGCGCGCCGCCTACGAGGCCATGCTCAGCGTCATCCAGCAGCAGTTTGGCGGCCAGCCCCTCGATGTGCTCGGCGGCGCCGCTGATGAGGTGCTCGCCGTCCTCAAGAATGACAAGATCAAGAACCCTGACAAGAAGAAGGAGATTGAGAAGCTCCTCAACCCCATCTCCAGCGCCATGTTCGACCAGTTTGTCTCCATTGGGAAGCTCATCACGGATTTCCATGACGCCAGCGACCCTGCCGCCGCGCCTTCTGGTGATGGTGGGGACGCGACCATGGATGATGATATCGGAGTTGCTGTCGAGTTCgaggaggatgaagatgacgaGGAAAGTGATTTTGATCAG GTGCAAGATGActtggatgaagatgatgacgatgtgGCTGAGTTGAACCGTCCTGGTGGTATGCAGATGGGCGGCGAGTTGGACGACGATGATATGCAGAACTCCAACGAGGGGCTGAACATAAACGTGCAGGACATTGATGCTTACTGGCTGCAGAGGAAGATAACACAAGCATACGAAGATATTGATCCCCAGCAGAGCCAGAAGCTTGCCGAGGAGATATTGAAGATAATTGCTGTGGGTGATGACAGAGATGTCGAGAATCGCCTCGTCATGGAGTTGGACTATGAGAAATTCGATCTCATTAAGTTGGTACTGCGCAACCGGTTCAAGATAGTCTGGTGTACCCGCTTGGCCAGGGCTGAAGATCAGGAAGAGCGGAAGAAGATAGAGGAAGAGATGATGGATAACCCAAGCTTAGCCCCAATATTGGAGCAGCTACATGCAACGAGAGCCTCTGCAAAGGAGAGGCAGAAGAATCTGGAGAAAAGTATCAGGGATGAGGCCAAGAGGCTTCTTAACAATGACAGTGCTGGCGCTGATGGTCCAAGGGAGCGTCGGGCAGTTGAGCGGGATACGGAGAGTGGATGGCTAAAGGGCCAGAGGCAACTGCTTGATCTCGATAGCCTCTCCTTCCACCAAGGTGGTCTCTTGATGGCCAACAAGAAATGTGAACTTCCTGAGGGATCATTCAGAACCCCTCATAAGGGGTATGAGGAAGTCCATGTGCCAGCGTTGAAACCTAGGCCATATGGAACTGGAGAGAAGATTGTGAAGATATCTGATATCCCAGGGTGGGCACAACCGGCATTTGCTGGAATGCAGCAACTGAACAGGGTCCAGAGCAAGGTTTATGATACTGCCCTTTTCAAACCAGACAACATCCTTCTCTGTGCTCCAACTGGTGCTGGTAAAACCAATGTGGCTGTGCTTACAATTCTTCACCAGATTGGTTTGCATATGAAGGATGGTGAGTTTGATAATAGCAAGTACAAAATTGTCTATGTGGCCCCAATGAAAGCTCTGGTTGCTGAAGTTGTTGGAAACTTGTCGGCACGGCTTAAAGACTTCAATGTTAATGTCAGGGAGCTCAGTGGAGACCAGAACCTGACAAAACAACAGATTGATGATACAcagatcatcgtcaccacacctgaGAAGTGGGATATTGTCACGAGGAAATCTGGGGACAGAACATACACTCAAATGGTAAAGCTTCTGATCATCGATGAGATCCATCTGCTTCATGACAACAGAGGGCCTGTCCTGGAGAGTATTGTTTCTAGAACAGTACGGCAGATTGAGACAACCAAGGAACATATTCGCCTAGTTGGCCTCTCTGCAACTCTTCCAAACTATGAAGATGTTGCTGTATTCCTGCGTGTTCGCTCTGAGGGTCTCTTCCATTTTGATAACAGTTACCGGCCTTGCCCTCTTGCTCAGCAGTACATTGGGATCACTGTGAGGAAGCCACTGCAGAGGTTTCAGCTGATGAATGAGATCTGTTATGAGAAAGTAATGGCTTCTGCTGGTAAGCATCAAGTGCTTATTTTTGTGCACTCCAGGAAGGAGACATCGAAAACTGCTCGGGCCATCAGAGACACTGCCTTGGCGAATGATACATTGACTCGCTTTCTGAAGGATGAGAGTGCAAGCCAGGAGATCCTTGGCAGTCATACAGATATTGTCAAAAGCAGTGATCTTAAGGACCTCTTGCCGTATGGGTTTGCTATTCATCATGCTGGGATGGCAAGGGTAGACCGTGAACTTGTTGAGGAACTTTTTGCTGATAAGCATATACAGGTCCTTGTTTCGACAGCCACCCTTGCTTGGGGTGTCAACTTGCCTGCACATACTGTTATTATAAAGGGTACACAGATTTATAATCCGGAAAAAGGTGCTTGGACAGAATTAAGTCCTCTGGATGTCATGCAGATGCTTGGTCGTGCAGGTAGGCCACAGTATGACACACACGGAGAGGGAATAATCTTAACTGGCCACAGTGAATTGCAATACTACCTCTCCCTTATGAATCAACAGCTGCCTATCGAGAGTCAGTTCATATCCAAGTTGGCAGATCAGTTAAATGCTGAGATTGTTCTGGGTACTATTCAGAATGCTCGGGAAGCATGCTCTTGGCTTGGCTACACTTATCTCTACATCCGGATGCTGCGGAATCCAACGCTGTATGGCTTACCAGCAGATATCATGGAGACGGACAAAACGCTAGATGAGAGGAGGGCTGACTTG GTGCACTCTGCTGCAAATTTGCTGGATAGGAATAATTTGATAAAGTACGACAGGAAAACAGGATACTTTCAGGTTACTGACCTTGGAAGGATTGCCAGTTATTACTACATTAGTCATGGGACTATTTCGACATACAATGAATATCTGAAGCCCACGATGGGTGATATTGAGCTGTGTCGATTGTTCTCTCTGAGTGAAGAGTTTAAGTATGTTAGTGTCAGACAAGATGAGAAGATGGAGCTGGCAAAGCTTTTGGATCGTGTGCCAATTCCTGTAAAAGAGAGTTTGGAGGAGCCCAGTGCAAAGATCAATGTGCTGTTGCAAGCATATATATCTAGGTTGAAACTGGAGGGCCTCTCCCTTGGTTCTGATATGGTCTACATCAGACAG AGTGCTGGCCGACTTCTACGAGCTCTTTTTGAGATAGTTCTGAAGAGGGGATGGGCTCAGTTAGCAGAGAAGGCTCTGAATCTTTGCAAGATGATTGATAAGCAGATGTGGAATGTCCAAACACCCTTGCGCCAGTTTCCTGGTATTCCAAAGGAAATTCTGATGAAACTGGAGAAAAAGGAATTGGCCTGGGAGAGGTACTATGACCTATCATCGCAGGAAATCGGTGAACTAATCCGGTTTCAAAAGATGGGGAAGCAGCTGCACAGGTGCATCCACCAGTTGCCGAAGTTGAACCTTTCTGCCCATGTTCAACCCATTACCCGCACAGTTTTGGGTTTCGAACTGACTATAACACCTGATTTCCTATGGGATGATAAGGTACATGGATATGTTGAGCCTTTTTGGGTTATAGTCGAGGACAATGATGGAGAGTACATTCTTCACCATGAGTACTTCATGCTTAAGAAACAATACGTGGATGAAGATCACACACTTCACTTTACAGTGCCGATATATGAGCCACTGCCTCCTCAGTATTTTATACGTGTTGTATCTGACAAGTGGCTTGGTTCTCAGACGATTCTCCCTGTTTGCTTTAGGCACTTGATTCTTCCAGAAAAATATGCTCCACCAACTGAATTGCTTGATCTGCAGCCACTACCTGTcactgcattgaggaatgcacgatATGAAGGTCTTTATAGTGCTTTTAAACATTTCAACCCCATCCAGACTCAAGTGTTCACTGTCTTGTATAATAGTGATGACAGTGTATTGGTTGCTGCACCAACTGGTAGTGGGAAGACTATATGTGCAGAATTTGCTATACTAAGGAACCACCAGAAGGCTGTATCTGGGGAAACCAACATGCGTGTTGTGTATATAGCACCTATTGAAGCTCTGGCCAAAGAAAGATACAGAGACTGGTCAAAGAAATTTGGTGAATTTGCCCGTGTAGTTGAGCTAACAGGCGAAACTGCTGCTGATTTGAAACTTCTTGACAAAGGGGAGATCATTATTAGTACTCCTGAAAAGTGGGATGCACTTTCTCGCCGGTGGAAGCAGCGGAAACCTGTCCAGCAAGTCAGCTTATTTATTGTTGATGAGCTTCATCTAATTGGATCTGAGAAGGGACATGTCCTGGAAATAGTCGTCTCTCGGATGAGGCGTATTTCAAGTCATATTGGCAGCAACATCCGGATTGTGGCGCTTTCAGCATCACTTGGAAATGCTAAAGATCTTGGAGAATGGATTGGCGCTACTGCTCATGGTCTTTTCAACTTCCCCCCAGCAGTGCGGCCAGTCCCATTGGAAATACACATCCAGGGTGTGGATATAGCAAATTTTGAGGCAAGAATGCAAGCAATGGCAAAGCCAACATACACTGCCATCACACAACATGCAAAGAGTGGTAAGCCTGCCGTGGTGTTTGTGCCCACACGGAAGCATGCACGGTTGACTGCATTGGACTTGTGTGCATACTCAAGTGCTGAGGGTGGCGGTACACCGTTCCTTCTTGGGTCCCAAGATGAGATGGATACTTTCATTGGAGGTGTCAATGAAGAAACGCTTAAAAATACGCTGAGATGTGGTGTGGGCTACTTGCATGAGGGCCTTAGCGACCTTGACCAGGAACTTGTGACTCAGCTCTTCCTTGGTGGGAGGATCCAAGTGTGTGTTGCTAGCAGCACGATGTGCTGGGGGAGATCATTGCCTGCTCATTTGGTTGTTGTGATGGGAACCCAGTATTATGATGGCCGGGAGAGTGCTCATACTGATTATCCAATCACTGATCTGCTACAGATGATGGGTCATGCTAGCAGGCCTCTTCAAGATAACTCAGGGAAGTGTGTTATATTGTGCCATGCACCTCGGAAGGAGTACTACAAGAAGTTCCTATTTGAGGCCTTCCCTGTGGAGAGTCATCTCCACCATTTCTTGCATGATCATATGAATGCCGAGGTTGTTGTGGGTGTTGTAGAAAACAAACAAGATGCAGTGGACTATCTCACATGGACTTTCATGTACAGGCGGCTGAACAAGAACCCCAACTACTACAATCTGCAGGGTGTAAGTCACAGGCATCTGTCAGATCATCTTTCTGAGCTAATCGAGACAGTGTTGAACGACCTGGAGTCAAGCAAGTGCGTTGCTGTAGAGGAGGATATGTACCTGAAGCCGCTCAACCTTGGTCTCATTGCTGCGTACTACTACATCAGCTACACCACTATCGAACGGTTCAGTTCGATGCTAACTCAGAAGACCAAGATGAAAGGCCTCCTGGAAATTCTAGCTTCGGCATCAGAATATGCAGAGCTTCCAAGTCGCCCAGGCGAAGAGGAATACATTGAGAGGCTAGTCCGTCACCAGAGATTCTCTATTGACAAGCCCAAGTATGGTGATCCACATGTCAAGGCGAACGCACTGCTGCAGTCCCACTTTGCAAGGCACACGGTGGTGGGGAACCTGGCAGCCGACCAACGGGAGATCCTCCTTTCTGCCCATAGACTGCTCCTGGCGATGGTTGATgtcatctctagcagtggatggcTCACTCTGGCTCTGAATGCAATGGAGCTGAGCCAGATGGTGACGCAAGGCATGTGGGATCGTGACTCTGTGCTGCTCCAACTCCCACACTTCACCAGGGACCTGGCCCGGAGATGCCAGGAAAATGAAGCGAAGCCCATCGAGAGCATCTTTGATCTGGCTGAGATGAGCATCGATGAGATGCGGGACCTGCTGCAGCTGTCAAACCCTGAGCTGCAGGATGTTGTCGTGTTCTTCAAGCGGTTCCCCAACGTCGACATGACCTATGAGGTCCGTGAGGGCGACGACATAAGGGCCGGTGACAACGTGACCTTGCAGGTGACTCTGGAGCGCGACATGACCAACCTGCCCAACTCTGAGGTCGGCCCGGTTCACGCCCCCAGGTTCCCCAAGACCAAGGAGGAAGGGTGGTGGCTGGTGGTCGGCGACAGCTCCACCAAGCAGCTGCTGGCGATCAAGAGGGTCACCCTCCAGAAGAGGGCCCGTGTGAAGCTCGAGTTCACCGCCGCCGCGGAGCCAGGGAGCAAGGACTACATGATCTACCTCATGTCGGACTCCTACCTTGGCTGTGACCAGGAGTACGAGTTCACCGTCGACATCAAGGAAGCTGGAGGCGACTAA
- the LOC119324599 gene encoding disease resistance protein Pik-2-like, with protein sequence MEPTAVSVGKAALGGALGYATSKAAEEISLQLGVERDVNFIRDELQMMQSFLMTADEEQSQNKVLTTWVRQIGVLAYKVEDSLMDFGLHSEKKPFWGCIPRNPGGRRLIAKEVKELRAAVEEVSNRNLRYRLIKESSGSKPSTAEEQASITTAAMFGITEARLDTLEHENPSEVDLHQLITSNNVDLRVIAMWGTGGDIGKTSAIQEVYDDPKVLKRFGFRAWIRLMHPFSPQEFLRSLVRQFYENSHVEVGKPSINPQEFLRSLVRQFFENSHDEVGKPEQETSVGAVLAKMEKMDQSDLVSVFNAQLCSNSYLVVINDLSTIEEWHCITKYFPDNKKQSRIVVSTQQPEIASLCTGKPYQVSKFKQLSCDQTIYLFHKKNSEEQVSVAMFDTKDEERLAAMEKEKLKAMHASRSAEPISDSKKVATNEKNTTMPANEIQEEDEEPNNAGEDKACNSTARKKFDRSWTLGLADEVLCGRQTEKSFLINLVGHPENNEGCKVVSVWGMGGLGKTTLVRSIYRNQQLGGWKRAWATVLRPFNPEVLLRDLALQLQNTIEEDPAAATATGEQKKSITAMNLQELKQELARVLNVKKCLVVLDDISTTFEWELVKQCLENAGRIIVTTREKKVAKHCSRENKNMYCLQGLKDDAALDLFIKKVFKDNINKNDLAPAMMEQARLTLQKCDGLPLAISTIGGFLATKPKTAIEWKKMNDNISTELMINPELRTIKTILMRSYDGLPYHLKSAFLYLSIFPEDHRIRWGRLVRRWIAEGYSRDMHGMTADELCRRYFDELLDRSMILPGEGIDHCSQKINSCQLHDMIREICISKAREENFVLTLEEGCCLSNTQGAIRHLVIGSNWKRDKDVLKSMLDLSHVRSLTVFGEWRSFFISENMRFLRVLDLEGTLGLRDHHLDQIGHVRQLKYLSLRECRIIEYLPNSLRNLRHLETLDIRGTYIRELPTAITNLQKLQHLRAGGLFLRAQVLETCLSSDLFNLYRFSKARSENAVLPRGIGKLKALHTLGIVDISGRNRISTIKEFGDLSQLRKLKVAGLRYRDSNDFWSAIAVHDELQSLSVEVEVKYEMGYQLDGCLGEGLLPPSKLESLTLDGQLINVTEWIHKLQNLSKLVLWYSRLEQDDAIQALGFLPNLTVLRLNKDSFIGKQLRFQRSSFPSLVVLELSAQYHCSVLFEEDTMPKLELLQVVGCYGLGFSGLPALSSLKEIRLGSHVHEDLKEELQRQVAELMKHVRVNLTD encoded by the exons ATGGAGCCGACGGCGGTCAGCGTGGGCAAGGCCGCGCTGGGTGGCGCGCTGGGCTATGCCACATCcaaggcggcggaggaaatctcccTACAGCTCGGCGTCGAGCGTGATGTGAACTTCATCAGGGACGAGCTGCAGATGATGCAGTCGTTCCTGATGACGGCTGATGAGGAGCAAAGCCAGAACAAGGTGCTCACAACCTGGGTGAGACAGATCGGGGTCCTGGCCTACAAAGTGGAGGATAGCCTCATGGATTTTGGCCTCCACTCAGAGAAAAAGCCATTTTGGGGGTGCATTCCCCGCAACCCAGGTGGTCGACGCCTCATCGCCAAAGAGGTGAAGGAGCTGAGGGCTGCGGTGGAGGAAGTGAGCAACAGGAACCTGCGGTATCGCCTCATCAAGGAGAGCTCAGGTTCTAAGCCTTCCACGGCAGAGGAGCAGGCCAGCATTACCACTGCGGcaatgtttggcatcactgaagcaaGGCTTGACACCCTGGAGCACGAAAACCCATCAGAGGTGGACCTCCACCAACTGATTACCAGCAACAATGTGGACCTTAGGGTGATTGCCATGTGGGGAACCGGTGGTGATATTGGGAAGACATCCGCCATCCAGGAGGTTTATGATGACCCAAAGGTATTGAAAAGGTTTGGATTCCGTGCTTGGATTAGGTTGATGCATCCCTTCAGTCCACAAGAGTTCCTCCGGAGCTTGGTCAggcaattttatgaaaattctcATGTTGAGGTTGGAAAACCATCTATCAATCCACAAGAGTTCCTTCGGAGCTTGGTAAGGCAATTTTTTGAAAATTCCCATGATGAGGTTGGAAAGCCAGAACAAGAAACAAGTGTTGGAGCCGTTCTGGCCAAGATGGAGAAGATGGACCAAAGTGATTTAGTCTCTGTGTTTAATGCGCAGCTGTGTAGCAATAGCTACCTGGTTGTCATAAATGATCTGTCCACAATAGAAGAGTGGCATTGCATTACAAAGTACTTTCCTGATAACAAGAAACAAAGTAGAATCGTCGTTTCCACGCAGCAACCTGAAATCGCAAGCTTGTGCACAGGGAAACCATACCAAGTTTCCAAGTTCAAGCAGTTGTCATGTGATCAAACTATTTATTTGTTCCACAAGAAG AATTCAGAGGAGCAGGTCAGTGTTGCAATGTTTGACACCAAAGACGAGGAAAGGCTTGCTGCGATGGAGAAGGAGAAACTGAAG GCTATGCATGCATCACGTTCTGCTGAACCCATTTCCGACTCAAAAAAAGTTGCTACTAACGAGAAAAACACAACAATGCCGGCCAATGAAATAcaggaggaagacgaagaacctaACAACGCAGGTGAAGACAAAGCTTGCAATTCAACTGCTAGAAAGAAGTTTGATCGCAGCTGGACACTAGGGCTGGCTGATGAAGTGCTATGTGGGCGACAAACAGAGAAATCTTTTCTTATCAATTTAGTTGGCCATCCGGAAAACAATGAAGGTTGTAAGGTGGTCTCAGTTTGGGGAATGGGGGGTCTTGGAAAAACAACTCTTGTCCGAAGCATCTACCGGAACCAGCAGCTTGGTGGCTGGAAGCGTGCTTGGGCCACTGTATTGCGTCCTTTTAACCCTGAAGTACTCCTTAGAGATCTGGCTTTGCAGCTTCAGAATACTATTGAAGAAGATCCTGCTGCAGCAACAgcaaccggagaacaaaagaaaagCATAACAGCGATGAATCTTCAAGAGTTGAAGCAGGAGCTAGCTCGGGTACTAAATGTAAAAAAGTGCcttgttgttcttgatgatatATCGACCACTTTTGAATGGGAGTTGGTCAAACAGTGTTTAGAAAATGCTGGAAGGATCATAGTGACCACAAGAGAAAAAAAAGTTGCGAAACATTGTTCAAGAGAAAACAAGAACATGTACTGTCTTCAAGGTCTGAAAGATGATGCTGCACTTGACCTCTTCATAAAGAAG GTATTCAAGGACAATATTAACAAAAATGATTTAGCCCCAGCTATGATGGAGCAAGCAAGACTTACCCTGCAGAAATGTGACGGACTTCCTCTTGCAATATCGACTATTGGTGGATTCCTGGCCACTAAGCCAAAAACTGCTATCGAATGGAAGAAGATGAATGATAATATTAGCACTGAATTGATGATAAATCCTGAACTTAGGACAATAAAGACAATTCTTATGAGGAGCTATGATGGTTTGCCATACCATCTCAAGTCTGCTTTCTTATACCTGTCCATATTTCCAGAAGATCATAGAATTAGGTGGGGTCGCTTGGTGAGGCGGTGGATTGCAGAGGGTTACTCAAGGGATATGCATGGTATGACTGCAGATGAACTTTGTCGGAGGTACTTTGATGAGCTCTTGGATAGGAGTATGATCCTGCCAGGTGAAGGAATAGACCATTGCAGTCAGAAAATCAATTCTTGTCAACTTCATGATATGATCCGTGAAATATGCATCTCAAAGGCTAGGGAGGAAAACTTTGTTTTGACGCTGGAGGAAGGATGTTGTTTGAGCAACACTCAAGGTGCAATACGTCATCTTGTCATAGGCAGCAACTGGAAAAGGGATAAAGATGTGTTGAAGAGCATGCTAGATTTGTCACACGTGCGGTCTTTGACCGTGTTTGGAGAGTGGAGATCATTTTTCATCTCCGAGAATATGAGGTTCCTCCGAGTGCTTGACTTGGAAGGCACACTGGGGTTAAGAGATCATCATCTTGATCAGATCGGGCATGTCCGTCAGCTCAAGTACCTTTCTCTACGAGAATGTCGTATCATTGAATACCTGCCTAATTCTTTGCGGAATTTGAGGCACCTTGAAACACTTGATATTAGAGGCACATATATACGTGAGTTGCCAACAGCAATCACCAATCTTCAGAAGCTACAACACCTTCGTGCAGGTGGCCTTTTCTTGAGAGCACAAGTTTTAGAAACTTGTTTGAGCAGTGATTTATTCAATCTATACCGCTTCTCTAAGGCGCGTTCAGAAAATGCTGTCCTTCCTAGAGGGATTGGTAAACTGAAGGCCCTTCACACACTAGGTATTGTTGATATTTCTGGGAGAAACAGAATTTCCACTATAAAAGAGTTTGGAGATCTTAGTCAGCTGCGCAAGCTTAAAGTGGCTGGTCTGAGGTACAGAGACAGCAATGACTTCTGGTCTGCCATTGCTGTCCACGATGAACTTCAATCTTTGTCAGTTGAAGTAGAGGTTAAGTACGAAATGGGGTATCAGTTGGATGGTTGTTTGGGTGAGGGTTTGTTGCCACCAAGCAAACTTGAGAGCCTCACCCTGGATGGTCAGCTAATCAATGTAACAGAATGGATCCATAAGCTTCAGAATCTCTCCAAGCTGGTGCTGTGGTATAGCCGATTGGAGCAAGATGATGCCATACAAGCCCTTGGGTTCCTACCAAATCTTACAGTTCTACGCCTGAATAAAGATTCGTTCATTGGGAAACAGCTCCGTTTCCAGAGGTCATCTTTCCCGAGTCTCGTGGTGCTGGAGCTCTCTGCACAATACCACTGTTCTGTGTTGTTTGAAGAAGACACGATGCCTAAGCTCGAGCTGCTACAAGTTGTCGGATGCTACGGCTTGGGATTCTCCGGGCTACCAGCCCTCTCAAGTCTCAAAGAAATTCGGTTGGGTAGTCATGTCCATGAAGATTTGAAGGAAGAGCTGCAGAGGCAGGTAGCGGAGCTTATGAAGCACGTCAGAGTGAATCTTACTGACTAA